The genomic region GCCGGTACTGCGCTGCTCGAGCTCGACCTGGCGGCCCGACTTGATGTTGATGATGGAGCCGGCGACGAAGGCCAGCGTGACGTGGGCGTCAAGCGCAAGCCGCAGGCGCGGCTGGTCCTTGGCAGCAGCGAGCAGAAAGCCTCGCAGCGCGGGATAGAGCTTTGTTTCCCAGTCCCCGTCGCTGCGGATATAACGCTCGTCAAAGGACGGGATCATGTCCAGCACGGCATGACAACGCTCCTCGAGCCGATCGAAGGCGTGCTCGAAGGATTTGACGCCAAAGACCCGCGGTCCGCCTCGCGCAGCGCCCAGCAGATCTTCCCGAGCGCAGACGGCGCGGAAGCCGGCGCGGTCGAATTCGAGCCGACCCTGCGCCATCCACTGGAAGACAACATCGTCATAGGGGAACGCGCTCTGGTTGGCGGAAATGCGCTGCAGGCCGACATAGGCAAACAACAGGTCAAGCTGATCGCGCAGCCCATCGAGAGTGTCGGTCGCCTCGCCAAAGGCGAGCGTGCGTGCCAGCAGCCGAAGCTCGGCTTCATCGATGCCGAGATGCTCGCGCCAAGCCTTGCGCACGGCGCCAGCCTTGCTGTTGTCGGTCACCGAGCCATATAGCCGCTCGAGCCGCATCGCGCCGGAACGGGTGCCGACCATTTCGCGCAGCGGGTCGTCGCGGTCGAGGCGCCAGTTGGTCACCAGCTTGAACCGCACGCCGCAGCCCTGGGGGGCATGGGCAAGCTGCGCCTCTCGCGCCCGCTGCAGCAATGATCGGGCATTGGCGTTGATGAACTCCGGGTCCACGAGATGGGAGTAGCCATAGGTGCCGGGCGTGACATGCCATTTGCACTGCATGTGCTCGCGCCGCAGTGGGTCGCCATAGTGGTCGACCGCGCTGCGCGCAGCATCGTATTCGACCCAGATGTCGTCGAAGCTCTTCGGTCCTATCTCGAAGCCCACGCGCACGACGGGGCTATCGGGATCGAGCAGGCGCGCCGCGTGATGCCAAAACAGTCGCGCCTGGAAGGTGTCTCCGTCGCGCCGGACGGTTACGGCCTGGGTCATGGAGATCTTACCTCGGCATCTCGCCGTCCTTGAAGGGCGGCGTTGGAACAATCGACCGGGCAATCTCGACCGCGCGCGCGCCATCGACCGCGCTGGTCGGATAGGCGTCCAGCACGATCGTCGGCAGCAGCCGCTGCGTCAGGTCGGAGAAGGTGAAGCCGTAATCGCGTCCGCCCCGCTGCGGCCCGGTCGCCGAGACCAGGCCATCGATATGATGACGCCCGAGACCGATGGGTTCCAGCCGGCTGGACAGCACGAAGCGGCGCTGCTCGTCGCTGGGCCGTGCGAAGCTCACCACGTCGGCCGCGCGGCGGCGCACCGCAGGATCGAGCGCATTGAGGCGGTTGGTGCACATCAGGACGGCCGCCGGCAGCTTCGCATTGGCGATCCGGTCGATGCCGCGGATGAAGGCGTTCACGCCGGCGCGGTCCTCGTGGTGCATCTGAGCCGCTTCGCGCGACTGCGCCAGCGCGTCGGCCTCGTCGACCAGCAAGATCACGGCCCCGCGCGAGCGGCCAGACGCCGACTTGAGCTTGGTCGCCTCCGCCAGGGTATAGTCGAACGCCGCCGAAAGCAGCTGCGTCATCTCGCCAACCCGGCCCTGGCCTCGGGTGGACAGGCTGAGCGGCAGCAGGGTGATGTCGATCTTCTCCTGTCGCGCCACCGCATCGCCGATCGTCTCGGCCAGCTCCGTCTTGCCCGAGCCGACGTCACCAGCGAGCACGATCAGCGGAGGGCGTCGCAGCACCGTGTCGAGCAGCGCCTGTGCGCCCGGATGGTACTTCTTCGCCCAATCGGCAAGGCCGCCCGGATTGACGAGCAGGCCGAGGATTTTCGCAAGGCGGTTCTTCTGCTCGTCGAGCCCGACCAGCCGAGCAAACCGCGCCTGCGGATCGATGTCGGGATAGGTGATGCGGCGCTCGAACAGCTCGTCGAGGGTCGGCTTGGTGTTCATTAGAAGCTCCTGACGGTGGCGCGGTCGAGGGCTCTGCCCCCGGACGAATAGGTGCGGTCGTTCGACAGATAGCCAGATATTCCGGGCTCCGGGGCACCGCCTCGCGAAAACGGCAGGCTGGCCTTGAAGGCGTCGCGCTCGGTCTGGCTGAGGCGGTCCCAGGCCGCCGTGTAGGTCATGTAGCTGTAGAAGGAGGCGCCGCCGACGTCGGCGCCCGGCCGGATCTTCCCGGGGTCGTCGTCGTTAGCCGAGGCGCCAGCGAGGTCGCGGGAGGTGTAACGCAGGGTCGGCTCGATCCACTTACCGTCCTTCTTGAAGCCGTAGGTCACCGTGTCGAGATAGCCGGCCCGCAGCATCTCGGTCGCTTCGGTCTCGTAGTCCGCGATGCTTTCGTCGGACGGCTTGCCATAGAAGCGCTGCATGCGCTTCAGGTCGGTCGCGACCTTGGCTGCCATGTGGCGCGCGTGGGTGACCGTGAAAGTCGTGCTTTCGGTAAAGCTGTAGCTATAGGACATTGTCGACCTCACGCCTGGAAGGAGGAGCCGAAGACCTTCTGCCAATAGGCGACGGTCAGTTGTCTATTGGGAGCCGCAAGCGCCGCATCGATAGCGTCGCCGGCGTCGAGCGCGGCATCGACGATCGCATCCGCATTCGCCGTCGTGTAGAGCCGGGCGACGTTGTTGGTGGCGTTCACGGGATCGATGATCTGCACCGTGTCGGTGAAGGTGCCGACCGAGGACGCCGGATAGTAGTCGCCGAAGACGATTTTCGACCGCATGTCGGTACGGGCGACGTAGGTGAAGAAGTGCTGGAGCGCATCCGGATAGTCGGCGAAATCGAGGCCATCATCGCAGAGCTTTGCCAGAATCATCTCGATCATGAAGGATTTGAAGCGGAAGCCGTCCCGCTCCTGCTTCGCGCGCCTCGCCCAGAACTTCACCAGCCGGACGACCTGGGCGAAATGCTTCTCCTGCGCGCGCTTGCGCTTGGCGGCGAAGTCCAGATGCAGCGGAATGCTCGTCTTCAGGAACGAGCCGTCGTCCTGGCTGACGAGGTTGCCGTACCACTTGGGATCGCCGTCATAGAGGATCGGCACGACATCGACATCGAGGCCCGTCCCCCGGAAAGAGACGGTGACGGAATAGGTCTGCGGCTTGACTTGGTCGGGGTTGAAGTTGGGGAAAGCCTTGCGCAGCCGCTCGGCGAGATAGTCGAGCAGCGCCCGCACATCCTTCGGCGCATCGGCGCCGCTGATGTAGCAGGCGACATCGATGTCGTTGAGGGAGCGAAGCGCCGTGCCCTTCGCCAGGCTGCCCGAGAGCAGCATCTTCTTCAGGGTGAAGTCCGGATGCTCGGACAGATAACCCTCGAGCTTCTCGCGAAGCCGCCGGGCCTGAGCCCGGTACTCATCCGCCGTCTCTTTGGGCAGGTTCACCTTGTCCTGCGCAAAGGCGGCGATCTCGTCATGGCCGACGTGTTGCCGTCCCATATCCTGCTCCATTTTGGCCGGCAGCCCGGGGGCGGCGGCGTTGAGATCAGGATATAATAGCTAAATTTTGGCTATTCAAGCTATGTAAAACAGCTATTTCACGTTGACAAAATCCGTTGATTCTCTATATGCTGCGGACAACGACGGAGGATGAGATGACGGCGAAGCGAACCATGACGCTGAACCTCACCGACGCCGAGATGCGGGTTCTGGACGAATTGTCGGCCCGGAAGGAGATCACCAAGACTGCCGTGCTCCGGCAGGCCTTGCGCCTCTATCAGACGATCGATGCTCGGGTCGAAAAGGGCGAAAAGCTCTTGTTCGAGAACGACGCGACGAAGGAAAAGGCGGAGTTGATGCTTCTATGACGGTCGACGTCTCGAAAATCTATCTTCTCGACGTCGCGAGCGGTGGAAGCGTCGAAGCCGAGCTGCGCGATGCGATCGAGCAGGTGCAACTCAACGACTGGCAGACGAAGTGGCGGCCTGCCCTGCTGAGCATACTTCAGGAGCTCGCGCGCAAGGGCGTGCCGATGGACCAGTGGCCGCAAAGCTGGCACTGGGATTGGAACAAGAAGACAGCCCGTGTCCAAGGGCTGCTGGCCTTCCGCGGCTTCAGCGTCGTCGCCCTCGGTGAGACGCAAGGACTCGCACAAATCGACCTCACGAAAATGGGCCGGGAAGCCAACCAGCGCGGCAAGCCGCTCGTCTATCTGGACTACCTTGAGGTCGCTCCCTGGAACCGGCCAGACCTCGGGAACGCTCCGCGCCTGCGCGGCGTCGGTACGGCTCTCATCACGGCTGCCGTCGCGCTCAGCGAAGACGAGGGATTCAAGGGACGTCTGGGGCTGCATTCGCTGCCTCAGGCCGATAACTTCTACCGCAAGATCGGGATGACCGATCTGGGTCAGGACGCGGCGTACCAGAATTTAAGATACTTTGAGATGACCAGCGAGCAGGCTCGCGCGTTCTTCGAAAAGGAGGAGAACGATGAAACTTGAACGAAGCAAAGAGTGGTGGATGGCTCGGGCACGTCGTGAAGGCGACGCCGTCATCGGCGCCGGCTTGCTTGCGTTCGATCCGGTGTCGGAGGAGCGGCCTACTGCGACCGGGCAGACTACCGTCGTCGAGGAAACGCGGATCGCGTTTGGCAAATTCGTGAACCTGATGCGCCGTCGCCGCGGCTTTTCGATGGAGAGGCTGGCTGAGGTTGCCGACCTCGACGCCAGCGAACTCCTCGTGATCGAGGACGACGTCCATTATGTTCCAGAGCCACGAACGGTCTTCAAACTGGCGCAGACCTTTGAGGTGTCGCAGCGGCGCTTGATGCAGCTCGCAGGCCTAGCCGCGGCAAATGACACCGGCTTGCGGCAGGAAGCCGTACGATTTGCCGCACGCTCCGAGGCTGTGCAGAAGCTCACTCCGGAAGAAAATTCCGCTCTTGAAGCGTTCGTAGCTGTCTTGAGCGAGCAGGATCCCAAGCGAGTGAAGTGAAAAACGTCAGCCTCAAAGATCGGACGATCGCCGACATTGACGGACAGGTTGACAAGGTCTTGCGGGGCCTTGGCAATCCCGAGCCGCCGGTCGACCTGCGCTTGGTTCGGGACCTGTTGAAGCTCGACCGCGGCTACTACTCGACCACGGACGACAGCCTTTTGCGGGAGACTTTCTCGCGCCTGAAGGTCGCGGGCCTTCAAGTTCTCTTGCGCCCGACGATCCTGCGCGATGCGGTCCAAAGTCTTAGTCTGAAGGCCCTCTATTTGCCCGACCAGAAGCGGATCCTGCTCGACCAGGATCTGCCCATCCTTAAGCACCGCTGGAACGAGGCCCACGAGATCGGCCACGACATCATCCCCTGGCACATTGGCATGATGTTGGGTGACACAGAGCAGACGCTCACACCCGCGTGTCACCAGATCATGGAGGCCGAGGCAAACTACGCCGCCGGCCAGCTGCTTTTTCTCGCTGGCCGTTTTGTGGAAGAGGCCACCTCTTCGGTTCCGAGCCTTGCCTTCGTCAAGAGCCTGAGCAGAGGGTTCGGCAACACCATGACATCCACGCTCTGGCGCTTTGTCGAACAAGGCCATGGCGGCCGGCCAATCGTAGCGCTGGTCACCGGCCATCCGCATCGCACGCGGCGCAAGGCTGATTTCGATCCTGCCAACCCGTGCCGGTATTGCGTGGAATCTCCTCCATTCCGTGAGCGGTTCGGTATTGTGCGCGAGACCGATCTGTTCGCGACGATCGTTGGCTATTGTGGTTCGCAGCGCGGCGGTAGTCTTGGCCGCAGCGAGGTGCTGCTCGCGGACCTAAATGGCGATCGGCATGTCTTCGACTTCGAGACGTTCTTCAATCGTCACGAG from Bradyrhizobium elkanii USDA 76 harbors:
- a CDS encoding SAVED domain-containing protein, whose translation is MTQAVTVRRDGDTFQARLFWHHAARLLDPDSPVVRVGFEIGPKSFDDIWVEYDAARSAVDHYGDPLRREHMQCKWHVTPGTYGYSHLVDPEFINANARSLLQRAREAQLAHAPQGCGVRFKLVTNWRLDRDDPLREMVGTRSGAMRLERLYGSVTDNSKAGAVRKAWREHLGIDEAELRLLARTLAFGEATDTLDGLRDQLDLLFAYVGLQRISANQSAFPYDDVVFQWMAQGRLEFDRAGFRAVCAREDLLGAARGGPRVFGVKSFEHAFDRLEERCHAVLDMIPSFDERYIRSDGDWETKLYPALRGFLLAAAKDQPRLRLALDAHVTLAFVAGSIINIKSGRQVELEQRSTGRRLWSAGDAISDPSWPALVAETVELRSDQPDLAVALGLTHDVSADARRYCETALPSVGRLLILKPSSGSGAQSVTCGRHAFELADAATSAVRAVKADVIGITHLFIAAPNAFTFFLGQRQTALGSVRLYEFDFDGGRGRSYMAALTLPFSKANA
- a CDS encoding AAA family ATPase, producing the protein MNTKPTLDELFERRITYPDIDPQARFARLVGLDEQKNRLAKILGLLVNPGGLADWAKKYHPGAQALLDTVLRRPPLIVLAGDVGSGKTELAETIGDAVARQEKIDITLLPLSLSTRGQGRVGEMTQLLSAAFDYTLAEATKLKSASGRSRGAVILLVDEADALAQSREAAQMHHEDRAGVNAFIRGIDRIANAKLPAAVLMCTNRLNALDPAVRRRAADVVSFARPSDEQRRFVLSSRLEPIGLGRHHIDGLVSATGPQRGGRDYGFTFSDLTQRLLPTIVLDAYPTSAVDGARAVEIARSIVPTPPFKDGEMPR
- a CDS encoding CBASS oligonucleotide cyclase; amino-acid sequence: MGRQHVGHDEIAAFAQDKVNLPKETADEYRAQARRLREKLEGYLSEHPDFTLKKMLLSGSLAKGTALRSLNDIDVACYISGADAPKDVRALLDYLAERLRKAFPNFNPDQVKPQTYSVTVSFRGTGLDVDVVPILYDGDPKWYGNLVSQDDGSFLKTSIPLHLDFAAKRKRAQEKHFAQVVRLVKFWARRAKQERDGFRFKSFMIEMILAKLCDDGLDFADYPDALQHFFTYVARTDMRSKIVFGDYYPASSVGTFTDTVQIIDPVNATNNVARLYTTANADAIVDAALDAGDAIDAALAAPNRQLTVAYWQKVFGSSFQA
- a CDS encoding ribbon-helix-helix protein, CopG family produces the protein MTAKRTMTLNLTDAEMRVLDELSARKEITKTAVLRQALRLYQTIDARVEKGEKLLFENDATKEKAELMLL
- a CDS encoding GNAT family N-acetyltransferase, with the translated sequence MTVDVSKIYLLDVASGGSVEAELRDAIEQVQLNDWQTKWRPALLSILQELARKGVPMDQWPQSWHWDWNKKTARVQGLLAFRGFSVVALGETQGLAQIDLTKMGREANQRGKPLVYLDYLEVAPWNRPDLGNAPRLRGVGTALITAAVALSEDEGFKGRLGLHSLPQADNFYRKIGMTDLGQDAAYQNLRYFEMTSEQARAFFEKEENDET
- a CDS encoding helix-turn-helix domain-containing protein — its product is MKLERSKEWWMARARREGDAVIGAGLLAFDPVSEERPTATGQTTVVEETRIAFGKFVNLMRRRRGFSMERLAEVADLDASELLVIEDDVHYVPEPRTVFKLAQTFEVSQRRLMQLAGLAAANDTGLRQEAVRFAARSEAVQKLTPEENSALEAFVAVLSEQDPKRVK
- a CDS encoding ImmA/IrrE family metallo-endopeptidase, whose amino-acid sequence is MKNVSLKDRTIADIDGQVDKVLRGLGNPEPPVDLRLVRDLLKLDRGYYSTTDDSLLRETFSRLKVAGLQVLLRPTILRDAVQSLSLKALYLPDQKRILLDQDLPILKHRWNEAHEIGHDIIPWHIGMMLGDTEQTLTPACHQIMEAEANYAAGQLLFLAGRFVEEATSSVPSLAFVKSLSRGFGNTMTSTLWRFVEQGHGGRPIVALVTGHPHRTRRKADFDPANPCRYCVESPPFRERFGIVRETDLFATIVGYCGSQRGGSLGRSEVLLADLNGDRHVFDFETFFNRHEALTLGYWLRSHSSAVPMQTF